A stretch of Brassica rapa cultivar Chiifu-401-42 chromosome A08, CAAS_Brap_v3.01, whole genome shotgun sequence DNA encodes these proteins:
- the LOC103833314 gene encoding serine decarboxylase, which translates to MVGALESDQSFAMAEKFDILSEGFDPTAVAPEPLPLPVTNGTGADQEEENLKKTKVVINGGGEREMVLGRNVHTTSLAVTEPESNDEFTGDKEAYMASVLARYRKTLVERTKYHLGYPYNLDFDYGALGQLQHFSINNLGDPFIESNYGVHSRPFEVGVLDWFARLWEIERDDYWGYITNCGTEGNLHGILVGREVFPDGILYASSESHYSVFKAARMYRMECEKVDTLISGEIDCDDFRRKLLANKDKPAILNVNIGTTVKGAVDDLDLVIKTLEECGFSHDRFYIHCDGALFGLMMPFVKRAPKVTFNKPIGSVSVSGHKFVGCPMPCGVQITRMKHIKVLSNNVEYLASRDATIMGSRNGHAPLFLWYTLNRKGYKGFQKEVQKCLRNAHYLKDRLREAGISAMLNELSSTVVFERPKEEEFVRRWQLACQGDIAHVVVMPSVTVEKLDHFLKDLVEHRLVWYEDGSKPPCLVKDVGINNCICPAHK; encoded by the exons ATGGTTGGAGCTCTGGAATCTGATCAATCATTCGCAATGGCTGAAAAATTCGACATCTTGTCTGAAGGTTTCGATCCAACGGCTGTGGCCCCCGAACCGTTACCTTTGCCGGTAACAAACGGAACCGGAGCAGATCAAGAGGAAGAGAATCTGAAAAAGACGAAGGTGGTGATAAACGGAGGAGGAGAAAGAGAGATGGTTCTAGGCAGGAATGTGCACACGACTTCCCTCGCCGTGACGGAGCCAGAGTCTAACGACGAATTCACTGGAGACAAAGAAGCTTACATGGCTAGCGTTCTCGCTCGTTACCGGAAAACTTTGGTCGAACGAACCAAATATCATCTAG GTTATCCATATAACTTGGATTTCGACTACGGTGCGCTTGGGCAGTTGCAGCATTTCTCCATCAACAATCTTGGAGATCCGTTTATCGAAAGCAACTATGGTGTACACTCCAGGCCATTTGAAGTTGGCGTCTTGGATTGGTTTGCTCGTCTTTgggagatagagagagatgaTTATTGGGGTTACATCACAAACTGTGGTACCGAAGGAAACCTTCACGGCATTTTAGTTGg gcGAGAAGTGTTTCCCGATGGGATTTTGTATGCGTCGAGTGAATCTCATTACTCTGTGTTTAAAGCAGCTCGTATGTATCGAATGGAGTGTGAGAAGGTTGATACGCTTATCTCAGGGGAGATTGACTGTGATGATTTCAGACGGAAGCTGTTGGCAAACAAAGATAAACCAGCCATTCTTAATGTTAACATAG GAACAACTGTTAAAGGAGCTGTTGATGACCTCGACCTTGTGATCAAAACTCTTGAAGAGTGTGGCTTCTCACATGACAGGTTCTATATACACTGTGATGGAGCTTTGTTTGGACTTATGATGCCTTTTGTCAAACGG GCACCAAAAGTCACGTTCAATAAGCCGATAGGGAGTGTGAGCGTGTCGGGCCACAAATTTGTCGGATGCCCAATGCCATGTGGTGTTCAGATAACAAGAATGAAACACATCAAAGTCCTCTCTAACAACGTCGAGTATCTCGCTTCTAGGGATGCAACAATCATGGGAAGCCGAAACGGGCATGCTCCTTTGTTCCTCTGGTACACCTTAAACAGGAAAGGGTACAAAGGATTCCAGAAAGAGGTTCAGAAATGCCTGAGAAATGCGCATTACCTCAAAGACCGACTCCGCGAAGCTGGGATCAGCGCGATGCTCAATGAGCTTAGCAGCACTGTGGTCTTTGAACGTCCCAAGGAGGAAGAGTTTGTCAGAAGGTGGCAGCTTGCTTGTCAAGGCGATATAGCTCATGTGGTGGTTATGCCAAGTGTTACAGTAGAGAAGCTGGATCATTTTCTCAAGGACCTGGTCGAACACAGATTGGTTTGGTATGAGGACGGATCTAAACCACCATGCCTTGTAAAAGATGTAGGGATCAACAACTGCATCTGTCCAGCTCACAAGTGA